GTTGCCTACTGGATAACACGGCCAAGTAATAATAACTAGTAGTGCTGccttcctttgtttttgtttttgttattgttgacTCAATAAAGTATATTTCCAGCGCAATACCGTGTCGTTTCATGGAAGAAGACGTTTTTATAAAACGCACCGTTACGGTTACCTGTTCATTTTGTAATTCCTAAATGGTGAAATATAGTTCAGTGGTGCTGGTTTATTTGCAGGAGCTTCAGAAATCTATACAGGTCTCTGTTTTAAAAACTGCCGATACTGTTGCACAACATCTTTCTGAGGATGGAGCAGGTTAGTTGAGAGAGGGATTGTCTCGTAAGTCAGGATTTTCTACAAGCACTAATTATTCAGTAGCAGATTCACTTTTaccctttattttttcaacagtTATAAACTAAATCGTTAGAGTTGTTGGTggaacaaaatatttgatgtGTCGGCTATTGTTTAACTGTTTTTGGTTGTCTTTTATGCACAATCAACTGTGCTTTTTTTGGATGTGTCGATACATATGAACAATTTTTAGGTATTTTTAGCTGTTGTAGATTTCACCACTCGTGAAAATAGCAAGTAGGTCATGTACTATTTCAGGACAAGTTCAGTTCCATCCGGACGTCATCGCTCAGGTCAGTGCCATGATATGGGATACCGTATGTGGAGACTGGACTTCCGATCTTCTTGCCTTTTCTAggtgagcattttttttaaatttaagatTGGCAAATGCGGAAATTATTGACTTCAGCATTAGCTTTTCCTGTCTTTGCCTAAGCAAAGGACATTTTATGTGGTATAGTAAAGCTCCAAATTGTTCTCGTTGGCGTTCTcgttctcgtttttcttttatcaggAAAAGACATTCTGACTTCCAATTTTGCAAGATTATAGTGGAACTTCTCACTCTAGACGCTGTTCGTCTGTTGTTACTTCCAATACGAACGtctaaattagtttttttgagGAACAGCTGTACGATTTCCGAAAACCAACTGTGCTGCTTAGACATCAGCTGCTTTTTCAGGAATTAGATGCAAACAGAATTAACGGGAGCATTTCTTAGATTAGCCTCACAGTGATTATACCAGACATGTTAGCTTTATGAAGTTGCGCTTTCAACGCAGATTTTAAGCCATGCTGGACGTCAAGCTGTGAACGTATCGGATGTTGCTCTTCTTATGAGGAGAAACAAGCAGCTGGTATGGTTTTATGTGCAGTTCTCTGCTTATCAGTTTTCCATTCCATTTGCTGCAAAGTTGTTCTCAGTTTTGGTGAGAAAACCTTGGTCTTTTAGCTAGAAATAGTTTCCAAGGCTGCAGATGTCGATCTGGGTGATTACGAGCGACCAACTACGAAACGGCAGCGGTCAACTAACACCAACAAGACAAAGGGGAAGCGTGGTAATGCCGGAACAAGTGGAACAAGTACGGTATAGATTTGTGCACACTTTTTAGGTTCATGCGAAATATTGATTTGTCCAGGCACTGCATTGAATGCTCCAGTGGAGTGTGATGGCACATTAACGCCGCACTCTGAAGTAGATGGGAATTCGCGGTTGTCGTTCTCTACGGAAGTTAATCAGTACGTTTCTGTGGAGCAGAAAACACTTGCTGTCATGAAGCCAGTGTTCGAAGTATGAAGTCGTAACGAATCCTGTAACAAATTGATTATCTATGGCTCACATAACGTTTTCGTTAGGTTCATCTTTTCAGGATATTCATAAAGATTTCGGTGATGACGTGATGATAATAGATGCTCTGGAAAAACCAACTCCACACGACAAGAAGGATGATCTCAACAAAGTTTGATTTATGAAGAGACTTCAACGAAATTATACCTGGTTCTTGACACCTTCTACTGTTTACGGGTTAAAAGTCCGCTTTGAatatatttttactttgaaaagaCGCTCTGTAGAAATACGAAAACCACAAGCTAAGTTTTTACTTATCCTTTTGTGAAATTGTAATTATCATTTTAGAACGTCAAAGATGAAGATTCATTTTCTGAGTCTCCTGCTAAAAATCCTTGTGAGAATGTcacaacagcagcagcatCACATCCGTACCGAGAAGTGACTATGGATAGTGATGAGGTAGGTCATATGGTAGGAGGTTTTTCCAACCAATGCAAACTTATAAGATTTATAAACAAATACTCATTATCGGCTCATTGTGAAAAGTTTCCATCTATTGCTTTGTCCTCATCTTCGTTTGTCCAAAATATGCTATTGTTCAACGAAATTCAGAGTATATCAGTTCGTGACagataaatgaaatagaaagagaagaaagaaacaaaagtgtTTTTAATTCCTTCCTTCCATGTGCTCCTTCTCTCCTACCCATCCAACTCATACCTATTCTGTTCTTCTTGGCTGAATTGTGAACCCAATTAAATTCAATATCATTAGGACGACTTTTGTATGTTCGATATGGTGAGAACAAAAACTCTAACGACTACGCACTCTGCACGTTCTGATGCTTCGGTTCCACTAGACTCATCTTCGAGGAGTTCTCGCCGGTCAGCACTGGTATGTCTACTCTTGCCGTCGCCATTATGTTGTTATTGATGAAGAAAAGTAATTTTCAGTATAAGACTGACCCAAAAGGTGATGTTCATGTAGAGGAAGTTGCAGAAGAACGGGAAAATGAAGTAAAGGTTGCGAATACCCCAACTAAGGTATCTCATGAGAAAAAGCAACCAAGTCCAGACTTGTTCAATACCCCTGTCAAAGGTGAgtgtttgagaaatttctgttttttcggAACTAATCCTGGTTTCTCTGTCTCCGTTCACTAGAATTGTGATTTCTAGAGCATTCCGACGGATTTGAGGATCTTTTTGACATACCTGATCAAAGTAGTGGGGACCAACATCATCAATCGTTCCTTGAACCTGTAAAAAACGAAGATGTCTCTTCAAATAGGAAATCCGATGGTGGATGGTCTGTAAGTGAGTATCTTGAACGTCACTTGTTCTTAGTGTATCGTTTATAGCTGTAGTTTCAATGATGTAGCGCTAGAGCGCAATACTGCCTTTACATGAGAATTCCAATAGATTAAAAGGAGCTCGTCGCTTCGGTTAAGTAGATGACTGCCATCTCAGCTATTTGTTCTTTggtttttattgcatttttttacattgtCATGCGTACTTAAAACATACGCGCACTGAAATTTCCCAAGCACATTGTTGGAAGTTTAAATTAGCGTCACGATAGTTTTGGTTTTTGTGGCCCTCAAAATCTGAGGGTTTTGGAGAGGATTACTCTGAGTAGATGGATATGCTGGAGCACATTTCATTGAGCAATGCAGATTTCTTGCATTCATTATGTGTGATCGTGTTTTTGGCGCCACCTTTGCAAAGTGTACTGCAGTATTCATCTGCTGACTCTAATTAAGGTTTTTgtgatgaaaacaaaactttcacCGATTGTGTTTACAGTGGCAGAAGAAATGAGAGGATTATTTCGATCTTTAAAATTGTATCCACTCATTAACTGGCttcaaactgaaaaaaaacactaaatacATATAATAGTTATAAAAATGCACTTTGTAATGCTAACTTGCTTAGAAGCGAACGATgtcattttgattttgattgaaGCGACACAACGATATCCAAAATTTGGTCATATAATAAGCGtgtagaaaattttgcttAACCAACGGTTTCAAgcctttttcttcgaaatttgttAGGACCTAATACGTCCTCTGCTTTGCTACTGTCGACGAAATTAGTTTGGAAATGCTAGAGCAGAAGTTAGGTCAGGCAATATTTCTTAGCAGAGTTATGTCGATATTAGGAATGGCTTATGTTTAAGACGTTATTGAAAAGTGCAAGACGTAGCACTCAGATGAGATCGCAGTCTACTCGTCAGTGCGTCATCGATTTACTTCCGTAGATGGGGGAGTCTTCAGCACTTGATGCTCATCTTATGTCCGAAATGTGGGAGATTAAAGGATcagagggttttttttagaaagaaatgttcaTGAGCTTTCCTCCTGTTCCATGGAAACCCGGTTAAACTTAGGGAAATTCGtgtacatttacattttttttttggcactgAAGATTCTTCAGTAAAATGCCAGAGTGGATGCAGTATGAAACTAATCGTGGATAGATTATGCATCCAGAGTTATATCTATTGATTTAGGAGCTTCCCCTATTAAATCTAAGTGGTGGTGCTGTAATGTGCTTTTTTAGAATTCTcagagttttccttttttgacgACGACTCTCTTGAAGCTGTGAAGCCTAGTTGTGAGCAAGGTaggtaatttttgaaattgtttcattttcctcTATTCTCCTAGAGGATAGTTTTTAAGAATTTACTAGTCAAGtcactttatttgtttatcgcTTAGTATTTTCATAGCTTAATGTATTTCTTGTGTCGTTATGGATTTCTTAATcgtatttttgtatttgtagtCTTCTTTaggtcactttttttaaatgtttttatgtaccactgtatttctttttccagataCGGCACTAACCGCTAACGTTCCGGAGGTTCCTACCGCTGCAGCCTCATCAAGCAAAAGTAAAGCGAGAGCATCTTCTACAACCCCAAGGTCTTCGAGGGTGCCGGCTTCAAAGTGCAAGTCGCTGCCGTCAAATGTTGCAACTCCCAAGCAGTTGAATTCCGTGGGTGCTGTGAAGAGACGTCTTAACAAGCCACAAACAACAACACCAAAAAGGGCAAGTGGACCGAAATCTGCGTTGAAAAACAAAGCAGAGATGTaggttttttaaaggttttttttttctgtttttttttaaattattagtCGCAATTTCTCGGTCATATGATTCTCTCAAATATCGAATGCATACAtcttatattttaaaatagcTGATTTCAGAGGAATGAAGCGTTCAGCACCTGCAGTGGATGAGTTTGACTCTGATGAGGAATTTTTCAATCTGGAATGACATTCGTGATCTTGATGTATTCCAGTTACATATTAGTTATGTTTCGAAATTTGTGCAACGGTGACTTTTAATATTCTTACAATATTATTCTTAACCTTTTAATAAGTGTTTACGATGTACAGAAGACGTATCTCAATAAACATGCTCAAATTGTTGATGTGCATTCTGTAATTTTCGTTTGTGACGATCTTGGAATCTATTGCTTcatgaaacattcaaattaTGCGTCAAAATTTGTCTCATGGGAGAGTAGTGTGGCGGTTAAAGACCTTTTCTcagagaaaactgaaaaattgttGTCACTTTTTCTCCTAAACGAAAATGTAGTCAGTTCCATTTTCGAAAAGCCTACTAATGACAcctttattttcgtttttttaaaggcctCAGTCATGCGTTCGGGCTCTGTAACGTGAAATTGGATTTCTCTCTTAGTGGTTTTTCATTTAACTTCATTTAACTTTTAATACTGTTGCTTCTGTTCACCGATGTTGAAAAAAGATGACGATTTCTTCGAAACAATGTTAGGAATGTTTTTTCCTCCGACGCTATGGCAGTCATTTTCGGAGAAACGATTTTGTTGAGGAcacatttccaatttttgcggATATAAGATTTGATTCATTAATTTCTTCGAGAGTATAGTGGAAAAAcgtatttcagttttttaatttttgtcatTGAGACTTCATGTCCGCTCATGAGATCTCAGTTGTCGATGCGGAACAACACGACGACGATCCATGCAAGGTAAGTTTTGGAATATTGATAGAATGCATTTTCCTGAAATGTCTCTTGTATTAGAAATtataaacagaaaacagagGAAGTCATGTTGCTGGATGGTTTTTCAGGGAAAAGGAAGtgatcctttcttttcatcttttctaaataaactattatctaattttttccgTTCTTCACTCTCTGCCAGTACATTTCTTATCCGAGACGTCATCTGTGGTAAAGATAGACAGTGAATTAACCATTGACACCTACCTTTTGTCAGATTTTGCCGGAGCTATCATGTACTTTTCAGTATTCTTCATTATGAAAGACCAAGTAGTGAGGGTTCCGCCTCCTCTGTTCGAATCCTAGGAAATTTGAGAGTCATTGTCTGACGATTGAGGAATATTTTCGTCGAGTACCCCATATTCTTTACTCAAGACCTTGTACTTTTTGTTGGTTAGATACTCGTATTTGCACATTATTCGAAGATCCAGACTTTAGATTCCTGGGGAAAAACGTATAGCACTCGAAAAGTACAAGGTCAGCGTATGCACACATATGGTTCCCTCAAAACGACCTGGGGCCAGGTGGAGTTTtgtaagcggcgcggttgcGACCGGAATGGGACCATAGTGACTGCTGGTTCCACCGCGCCGCCGCTTGCGAAACTATCCTTGCTCcaggtcgttctgacccgCCCATAGATGTGATGTACGGAAACATCGATTGATTTCTGCTACATTTGTAAAGAACCAGAGATTTGTTATTGACTGTCTTcaacctttttatttttctaagaaaGAATCATGCCATGCAAGCGAGGTGGACGCAGAGATCAGAGAAGCTGAGAAGATACTCAATGCATTTTTGTGCTATGGTGTATATGGTCGAGAAATGGCATGTAGAACAATGATGTCGTTCAAGTGAGTCATACTACCATTTAGAACATTTGAAACTCTTCTTTTCcctacagttttcttttcgtttactATTTCGGCTtcattttcacatttatttcaagCTCACATTACACTTCGAACTGGTGATTACTTCTATAGtaaagtagggtcaaaacgacatgaagcacgtacgcaattgcgtacgcggcttcttcgagacgcttcggtggagcgtagcggctaggaacGTGGTGAAACCTTTGTTGAcatcacccatctctgcagtttgcgacggtcccaactctgttctaactgctgcctccacagcaCCATTTCGAGTgagtacgcaaatgcaccgcaactacacttgcgattcatgtcgttttgacccgactatataatCGGGACAACACAATATGGAACTccgtgcaattgcgtaagcgactgtgcTCCAAGTGTGGCGCGATGGAACTATCGTTTGCGATCGGAGCATAATACTTGCTCTTCTCTGTAGATCGACGCTAGTAAGCGAAGGTCCGCCTCAATCGCAACTGCTAGCTCCACATCGCCGAATCGAGCGAAGGCGCTGTGCCAGGCCTCAAATCGTTTTGATTCTACTAACATTAGTCTAGACATCTTTCACTATGTGTTGCGATCTTTTGTGGTTACTGTAGCAATGACAAAAAAGACCAATTTTCAG
This is a stretch of genomic DNA from Necator americanus strain Aroian chromosome II, whole genome shotgun sequence. It encodes these proteins:
- a CDS encoding hypothetical protein (NECATOR_CHRII.G8377.T1), yielding MKRKAEPDAEEMTSSKGPSTSKKLAPDTNNDFINETSRRARGNWACLAEKMRRTTRPPRRAKKSDRSLRSTLRLFSMTSSDSEAEDDVYSLCVRDSPFCIDIALPEDRTSLRHIAGFDNTGNVRIWPGGEALAYYLSIRPPLVSGKLVLELGAGLVGLPGFIAAIYATRVRITDGNEHSVASLRDIAKRNPLPNVEIELLRWGTGPDEKKFDLILAADCVFFAEYHEDLMNTFDRYLAQTGLVYVCSPKRKGSLDRFLECVEDDTRFTYQFIPEFDYIMDDLCILKDEQKDAELPYLISLKRCLLDNTANAIPCRFMEEDVFIKRTVTELQKSIQVSVLKTADTVAQHLSEDGAGQVQFHPDVIAQVSAMIWDTVCGDWTSDLLAFSSHAGRQAVNVSDVALLMRRNKQLLEIVSKAADVDLGDYERPTTKRQRSTNTNKTKGKRGNAGTSGTSTALNAPVECDGTLTPHSEVDGNSRLSFSTEVNQYVSVEQKTLAVMKPVFEDIHKDFGDDVMIIDALEKPTPHDKKDDLNKNVKDEDSFSESPAKNPCENVTTAAASHPYREVTMDSDEDDFCMFDMVRTKTLTTTHSARSDASVPLDSSSRSSRRSALYKTDPKGDVHVEEVAEERENEVKVANTPTKVSHEKKQPSPDLFNTPVKEHSDGFEDLFDIPDQSSGDQHHQSFLEPVKNEDVSSNRKSDGGWSVKFSEFSFFDDDSLEAVKPSCEQDTALTANVPEVPTAAASSSKSKARASSTTPRSSRVPASKCKSLPSNVATPKQLNSVGAVKRRLNKPQTTTPKRASGPKSALKNKAEIGMKRSAPAVDEFDSDEEFFNLE